The sequence below is a genomic window from Coffea arabica cultivar ET-39 chromosome 4c, Coffea Arabica ET-39 HiFi, whole genome shotgun sequence.
TCTTGACATGTGTCCTTCCAGCACGAGAAACTGCAGTGGTCCTCAGCTCAGGTTGAATTCGTGAAAACCCAGCAAAGGCGTGATCCTATGAGCATGCCTTCTCGAAACTTGCTTTGTTTTCTCCATCCCTTCAGTTGACTCATTTATGCCTTCTCCATCTTCTTCCttatttcttcatttccaaCTGCCATCTTACTCCATTAAATATAGGAAACCCTAAATAGTGAAATTGGTTCGTGATTTATGGTGAATGACGATTGACAATTCTGGTAGGTGTTGGTGGAACAACTAGTCTATTTTTAATTTCCCCTGCATAACATCCAAATTTTCATATGTACTATTTTTGGTTTCTTCTCCATGTTTTCCCTCAAAACAGAGGCAGCTAAGAAATTGGTTATACAGGTGTTTTCTCCATTACTGGCATTTGCACAGTCCATACCATGTTAACACAGACCAACTTGTCTTGCTGCATCAAATCAGCTTAACTCATAGCCTAATCTCCTTAGCAATTCATTCTACATCATTGCAGACTTTTGCTCCATTACTAACCAgtcccaatttttttttgttcgatAATTATAGGATGCCTCCTATAGAATATTTCTTTGGTGTCTTCATACAAGAAAGTCAATCAATGTATCTACACATCTACTTTGTTGTATGAATTTGAAGAACTGGGTTTGAAACCCATTGATGATATGAAATCATGCTTCTAGTGGAGACTGGCATATTCTGAGGTATGGTTGATTCTCTCTACCTATCGACTGTGCTATGTAGTATATTTGCAATTTAGCTCAGACCTCTGACCTTGAAATTGAAACTAGCGATCATGTTGATTTAAAGAACTGGTATGAAACACATTGGTGATATGAAATCATGCTCTAGTGGAGACTGACATATTCTGAGATATGGTTGATTATCTCTACCTATTGACTGTGCTATGTATTATATTTGCAATTTAGCTCAGACCTCAGACCTTGAAATTgaaaccaaaaatcatgttgatTTAATCTTGGAGTTGAGAACCAATAAATCAGTTTCACTTTGTCTATCATGTTTGGTCTTTAGACTAAGTTCCTACAGCAATGAACCAAATTGTGAAATTTGAATTCTATAGCACGTTTACACTCTCCGCTACAATATGAATGAAATAGTAGACTGAAGATTACATAGACATGTGATTAATAAAACTTCACTCTCTACTTCCCTCGTATTTAGTTTTCTAGCCTTTGAAGTCTTTTACTCATATTGGTGCTGCTAGTGGAACATCAAGATGGTTAAAACACATACTCCTTCTCTTGCAAGTTTCCAAATGATAAATTCCATCTTCATGTGCACATTTGGTCAATGAGAGGACTGTGAAATCGAGATTTGTGGTGACAACCTTTCATATTTGAACTTGGTGGTTTTCCATTTGAAAAGATTGTCCTATCTAATCGGTCGAAAGTAATTAATGCATCTTGATATAATTGGCTTGAAGCATCTTAGTTAGAGGGGAAAAATTCGTTCTCGAGCTCTTTTGCTTTTGAGAGGACTTTCTTCTGTCATCAAGCACCTGGAACTGTTTGGATATGTAATTGAGGTAGCCTTCCTTCTTGGTGGTTATTAtccacagttttagctcatgTGGGTTTGGAGCAACAGGCAGTTTAGACTCATGCGTCATGgagtatttcatttttttatggcATGTataattttatgaatttttcatttatagGACCAACTTTCACGCCATCTTTGTCCACCAATTTGTACGCGCCATTCGTGTAGACTTCTCGAACAATGTACGGCCCATCCCATTTACAGACGAATTTGTCTTTAGTGCGATGAGTCATAACTATTGGCTTTTAAACGGCAAGTACCATGTCCCCGACTTGAAAGGAGCGACGCCGAACTTTCTTATTAAAAACTCTAGAGAGACGGGCTTGATAGCATTCCAGATTTTATTGGGCCTCCAATCTCTTTTCATCTAAAGCTTCCAATTCTTCAAGGCGCAGGCGAACATTTTCTTTCTCCGTGAGCCCTTCTTGGATAGCAATTCTCAAAGAAGGAATTTGTTGCTCAAGGGGCATGATAGCTTCCACACCATAGACTAAGGCACATGGTGTGGCTTGCGTTGGAGTTCGATATGTGGTGCGATAAGCCCACAGAGTTTCGCCTATCCTTTCGTGTCAATCCTTCTTTAATTTTACCACCACTTTCTTCAACAAGTTATATAAAGTTTTGTTGAATGCCTCTGCAAGGCCATTGGCGGGGGCATTATACATGAAGGACTTGCGTTGCTTGAAATTAAATTTTTCACGCAACTTATCCATCAAACTATTGGAGAAGGATTTTCCATTATCAGTGATAATGTACTGGAGAACTCCATAACGGTAAATAATATTCACACGAATAAAATTTACCACATCTTCCTTTCTAACTTGTTTGAGCGGTATGGTTTCAACCCACTTAGAAAAGTAGTCGGTCGCAGCCAATATATATAAGTATTGACCGGACGACTTTGGTAATGGCCCTACAACATCAAGGCCCCAAGCATCAAAAGGCCAAGAAGCAACGGTCGGGTGCAACGACTCAGGTGGTTGATGAATGTAATTTGTATGAAACTGGCAAGCTTGACATTTTTGAGCATATTCTATGCAATCTTTGACCATAGTAAGCCAATAGTAGCCCATCCTTTTAATCCGAAAATACAACTTGGGACCGGATTAGTGAGCTTTACATATTCCAGAATGTGCCTCGTGCATTGCCCAATATGCCTCGTTTTCGCTCAGACAGCGTAACAGTACACCTTCAACTGATCTTCGGTACAGCGTGTCCTTGTACAAGATAAAACGAGGGGCACGACGACAGATATCAGTTCTCTTACGTTGCTCCTCAGGTAATTTTTGATACTTGAGATAATCAACGAGGGGTTGTCTCCAATTTTCTTTGTCAATTTCATAGGTTGAAACCACATGAGCGTCGCCTCCTTCAatatcttcatcatcaattagTGATGGAACTACCCACTTTTGGCATACGCGAACTTGTATCTCATGATCCGGCATGGCAAGTGAAGAGGCTAGCACAGCTAATGCATCAGCTTACTTATTTTCCCTTCTAGGAACATGTTTAATACTTGCACCTCCAAGCCGCTTCATAAGTTGCGTTGCATATTTGTGATACGGAATTAATTCGGACTTTTTGACTTCATAACTTCCCAAGAGTTGGTTAACCACCAATTGAGAGTCACCATAGATTTGAAGTTTCAACTGCTCCATGTCAACAGCTATTTCAAGTCCGAGTATGAGAGTTTGGTACTCAGCAACATTGTTCGAACAATGTTGATTTAGGGTAAAAGAGTATAACAATATCTCTCCATCAGAAGTCACAAATACAATCCCCGCTCCAGCCCCATGACGATGAGCAGCAccatgaaaatacatttttcatgGTGGACGAATCTCAATAAGAAGTACATCCTCATCTGGTAGTTCATCACTTAACTCCCATTCAGCAGGTATAAGGTGATCAGCAAGAAAATCTGCCAGAATTTGTCCTTTCACAGCTTTTTGAGGCACATAAATAATCTCAAACTGTTGTAACTGAAGATACCATCTAGCTAAACGGTCGGATAATACTGGCCTGCTCATCACATACTTTATGGGATTCGCCCTGGAAATGAGCCTCACACTATGTGCTTGAAAGTAGTGTTTTAACTTCTGTATTGCAAAAATAAGAGCTAAACACAACTTTTCAATCGGCGAGTAGTTTAGTTCATTAGGGATCATCATTCTGCTTAAATAATAAAGGGCAACttcttttcctttattattttcttGTGCAAGCAATACCCCCACTGAGCGTTCCTGAGCAGCAATATAAAGAAGTAATAGCTTTCCATGAATAGGTGCAACCAGAACAGGTGCCTTCATAAGATAAGACTTAATGCTATTGAATGCATTACTACATGTCTCATCACATTGAAATGGCACATCTTTCTTCATCAAACGACTAAATCGTTGACACCTTCCTGCCAAATTTGAGATAAATCTCCGCAGATAAGCTAATCGTTCTTGAAGACTTTTCAATTTATGAATGTCATGAGGTTCAGGCATTCTCAATATAGCATCAATTTTGGTctgatcaatttcaatatctCGATGGCGaaccacaaaaccaagaaatttttcGGATGTGACTCCAAATGCACATTTGAGAGGGTTCATTTTGAGTTGATACCTTCTCAACCGATCAAAAACTTGTCTCAAGTCCTCCAAGtgattacttcttttttttttatttaacaacTAAATCATCCACATAACATTCGATATTTTTATGAAGCATGTCGTCAAAGATGCCTTGCATTGCTTTTTGATATGTGGCCCCAACATTTTTGAGACCAAAGGACATTACTTTATAACAATAAATACCCTTAGGAGTACGAAATGCAGTGAGCTCCTCATCCTCTAGTGCCAATCGAATTTGATTATATCCAGAAGAGCCATCCATAAATGACAGAACTTCATGCCCAATAGTTGCATCAATCATGAGCTCAGTGATTGGCAAAGGAAAGTCATCTTTGGGACAAGCATTGTTAAAATCTCTGAAATTGATGCAGATGCGGATTTGCCCATTCTTCTTTCGCACAGGTACGATACTCAAAATCTATGTGGGATATTTAACTTCACGAATAAACCTGGTTTCAATAAGTTTATTGACTTCAATTTCGATTAATGGAATCAAATCGGGTCTAAACCTCCGTTGTGCTTGCTTCACAGGTCGAACTCCCTTTTTAACAGCCAAATGGTGGACAGTCACTTTTGGGTCTAAACCCGGCATTTCTTTATAAGTCCATACAAAAACATCTTGATACTCCCGCAAAAGTTCAATATATGCCTTCTCTTCGTCAGGGCTCAATAAAGCACTTACGTATATTGGACGCAGGTGCTCTAAAGTACCAAGATTGATTTCCTTTAGATCATCCACAGTGGCCTTAACACCTTCTTCCAATTCAGGTGGATCGTCTtcagcatcttcttcttcttcaggagAGTCACTGTCAATTAGAGTTATATGATTGCATGAAGCAACACTCTCATCATCATCCTCTTTTGGTCTTGTGTACACCACAGTATGCTCCCTGACCCTTAACTCAGTCCCACACTTTATTATAAGGTCTGTGCATCTTTTCATTCTTGAGGGAATGATGCTACCAAATTTATCAGGACAATCAGAAGATTCTTCAAGATTTTGCAATGACTTTGCCATTTTTCCTTTACTCCTATGAGAGTTTTGaggcttttgttttctttgcggTCCTAATCTCTTAAAAACAGATATTCGCGGAACTTCATTCTCctttttatgaaaaatttaaaatttatcggcTATTTGAGAAGACTCATCATCCTTCACAGCAATATATTGGCTGCTAGCTCTATTAATCTTGATGCGGATCGGTGTAGGAGAGAAATAGCCAAGACCAAATTTGGAATTTTCAACGGCATATCCTTTTTCCTTCAACATTTTTTGGATAGGATTCAACCCATGAAGCATATCACTAGTAGACTGAGAGGATGGAACATTTAACACCGCGGATCTTTTGAGATCGTATCCAGCCTTAGCGAGAAGCTTATAGGCAATGGGATCAAAACCGTCTTTGGGTCTTGACTTTGGTATGGTGTCTTGTTCGACTTCAGATTCTTTGTTTAAAAGATTAGAGCTCTTAAGTGGAGGAAATGATGCCTTCTTTGTATCAAGATGAACTACTGGAAAAGTCAAACCTTTTAGAGCTTCATGCTGAATTGCAGGTGACTGTTCCTGTTCCATTCTTGACTTGGGAGGGTAACGAAAGACAACTGATTCGTTGTTTGGCAATGAAACATCAGTTTCTTTATGAACTTCCTCTTTTGACTTCGGATTTATCAGTTTTTCCCCTTTTGCATTCGGAGATTTGGGGTTCTGGATTTTATCCACAGATAGAGGTTGCTCAGACTTATCTTTCGCATTGTGctttttgatgtaaaatttggcaTCAGTGATATATGCTTCCGCCTCAGTGAAAGGATTGTCATCGGCTTTCACACTTCTTGCTACCCCATTTTGACAGTACTTGAAACATTGATGAAGAATTGATGGTACAATTCCATTTTCATGaatccagggccttcccaaCAGTACATTGTACGTTGTTTTAGCATCTATTACATACAGCAGCGCTCTAGATGACATGTCAACAATGACTATCTTCAAATTCAGTGATCCAAGAGCTCTTTGCCCTCCTTGGTTAAAACCTTGAATCATCAGTCGGCTGTTAGAGAGTTCATCAACCGGAATGCCAAGCTCCTTTAGAGTCTTTAAAGGAAGAATATTGACTGCGGAACCTCTATCTATCAAAATTCTATTCACTTTTTGCTCATTTGCATAATCAGTCACAAACAAAGGGCGATTATACGGTGTTGACCCAAGCAACAAGTCTTCCCTAGTGAAAGTGATACTTGTGACGTTCACCTCTTCTTCCCTAGTGAAAGTGATACTTGTGACGTTCACCTCTTCATTACTGGTGGGCACACGACTTTTTTCATTGCTGGTGGGCACACGACTTTTTTCATCGCTAATAGGCACACAGGCTATTCACAAAGAGATTCATGAGTATTATCTTTTTGTTCTTCGACATGATCTACTCGCGTTGTGTGACTTATGATCACATTAACATCAAAGAATTCTTTTGGCATGAATTCTCTTAGAGTCACAGGAGTCCGCAACTTTTGCTTGTCCCAGATTCGACTTCCTTGAAGATTATGACGGTCATGGTTTCTTTTTACATCCTTCTCTTTCCCCTTCCAGATCATCAGGCTTCTTGTTAAAGCCTTGTTCGCCTTATTAGATGGACGGGAATGTCGCCTCCTTTTTCGAGTGACTAAAATCTATCCTTCATCGTTCACATCGGATTGTAATGCCTTCCCATCTTCATATGTATGTTTTTGATGAGTTGGAAGAGCACCTTCTTGTTCGATTTTTATGGAATCCAATGAATCAAATTGAATTGTTGGCAATGCAAGAGCCCTGACTCTTTTAACCTTCACGGATTGCAGAAAATCAATGGACGTTTGATTCACACTAGCCTTGTCTTCTTCAAGGAGAATTTTTCCTTGTCTCGCCAACTCCATTATTTTGTCTTTGAAGACAAAGCATTTTTGAATAGGATGCCCAATCAATCGGTGATACTTACAGTAATTTGGATCGTCAATGTTCCTGGCCTCATCGGGTCGCTTCATCTCAGGAAGCGTGATCAAGTTTATACTTAATAGATCGTCAAACATACCAGGGACATCAGAATCAATGAAAGGGTATTCCTTATCTTGCATCTCCTTGAGAAtcggtttcctctttccttgTTCTTGATGTGCATCGATCTTTCTGTCTTCTCTCCTGGCAGTTTTGAGAACAACCTTAAAAGATGTTATACTTGTAGCCATAGCCTCCGTCTTTTCATTTTTGAATGGTGGCTTGCCCCCTTTTCTCGCTTCTTGTCTCTCCTTAGCCTTGTGGGGGTCAGGAACTGGCGGTTCTTGTCCATCAAGATTAATCTCCAACTTATGGACTTTTGTGGACAATTCATCAAACGTTTCTGGTTGTACACCTTGTAAGATGTATCTGAGTCCCCAGTGCATACCTTGAATGCACATCTCGATTGCGGAAGATTCAGAAATTTGATCTTTGCAATTTAAGCTTAGATTCCTCCAACGGTCAATAAAATCAATGACAGGTTCACTCTTCCATTGACGTGTATTAAAGAGTTCAGTCATGCTGACAGTTCTCTTTGTACTATAGAAGCGACTAAGAAATTCATGTTCTAGCTGCTCCCAACTGTCAATAGTTCCAGACTCCAAATCTGTATACCAATCAAAGGCATTGCCCTTCAGCGAGCGAACAAACTGCTTAACAAGCAAGTCACCGTCAGTGCCAGCATTGTTACAGGTTTCCACGAAATGTGCAATATGCTGTTTAGGGTTGCTCTTGCCATCAAATTCTTGAAATTTTGGAGGTTGATATCCCACAGGCATCTTCAATCTTTCCACTCTAGCGGTATAAGGTTTGGTGTAACCGCTATATGATTTGGCACTTCTAccaatcttgtccttgattgtgcCTTCGATAAACTCCTTCAGATTATCAACATGAATAGTGCCATCAGGGGAGATTGAAAATTCCTTCGTGGCTTGTGACTTTGCATCCTCTTTCTCCTTCTCCCTTGATGATGAGTCACCTTCATCTGGCACCTTGGATTTCTGTTTGGACATACTAAGGCTACTTTCGCCTATATTTTCCACCATAGCCATTAATTTGATTATTTTGGCATCTTGACTTTGAGCATGCACTACTAGCCCTTCGACAATTTTGGCTAGATTCGAAAACTGATCTTCCACAGTGGTGGTGTTAGTCATCCTGACGGGTATCACCACAGAGGCAGCCGCATCACTTGGGCTATCAATGGATTCATCATGGGTTCCTTTCTTGTTAGGAAGCATCTCGGGATTTGCTTTTTCAATCACAATGTTCGCCTTGGCCTTCCCTGCTAACTTCTTGGCCTTGCTCCTTGTCAGGGATGCAGTATACTGCGTCCTTTGAGTGGTTGAGACATCAGCAACTAAACCTTCAAGAGAAAAGTTCACCTTCTTGAACTCCATTGAATTTTGAGACTGGTAAgttgttggaagaaaagagaTGAGAGGCAGAAATTGTCTCATTGGGCGTGCCAGAAATTTGTAAGCACAAATTTTGGTgcctaaaataaaagacaaaaaaaacttgcacaaatatcaaatttattaaattaaacAATAAGTGGGTTACAATCTCTGAAAGTTtttgaatcaaagaaattaatcccctGATTCTTTTCTTCGAATAGCTTCAATTGAAGGGTCGAAAAGACTTGTTCTCCAATCGAAAGGGTGTTTCCTACAATTTTGGCGTAGAAAAcaattgatttgatgatggcGTCAAACACTTGGAACTTCAAGTCTTCAACACTGATAACAGGAGGATttgtttgacttgatttggatttgaatttgaaaaagaaagctcTTGAGAAAATTTAACAGAGTTTCTCCGAAAGttagagatttttcttttttctttgccttgagggaagacctctatttatagccaACATATGTAGGATAAATCTTCAAGAAAACCCTCCAGAAATCTTCCTGCATTTTGGGTAACTTGTAACTCAAGAAACTCATTTAATTTGGGATTAAATAGTGGGTCAAGCCAAATGGTCCATGGTGAATTAATAAAGCAATCAATTCACTCTAACTTAAATGACcattatgaatttaatttgatttaatagcccatataatatTGGCCCAATTTGCCAGTCCAAAACATAATGGatttctataatttaatttaatttaatcaagatcgatttaatttaaataaatcttgactaaataaattaaataaaatttctttgtctatactcctcatataatataattcatcttttatattaatttgatttaaaaataaatattatcattttcatacctaacatttttagctaattaaatcataaattctatttcttttttggatgaaaagatataagggcaaaattgtcaaatttaacttattaatCATTCAGTTAGaaatgtttatcaaacagtacaaataggtttagcatttaaattcagacattcatatatttcttttcagtgcttaaaattccgcaaattaattattttagtattcagatttcagaattcagacttcaAAATTTagattcaattttatcaaatgaaaCCTTAGtataaaattttcctttttggttGATAAGCTTGATCCATTGTGTTAGTCTGTGGTTTTAAAGCTGTGACAATTGGGATTAAAAGGTGTTTAGAACAATTGAACTGCCACCATTGTTTGCTATTCTACTGTGGAATCACTCGGCAATATCTCCACCGTGTTTCAAAGTTAGATGTTCTGTCGTTATGTACTCTCAAAGTGGAAATAGAAATATCTGGCTGCAGAGTTTGCTGCGCTGAACTTGCAGTAAACATTTAAGGTGCCTGATAAATGTTCTACTAGAGAATTGAACTGCAGGCAGTGTTTGGACTGCACtttattttcaccttatttatACATACTGATTTATCTGCATCATCAATACATTTTTCGATCAATTtattatctcatatacatcacatcaaaaaaaatgttacagtattttttacaaaattatctcaaataatttactatccaaacacaaagAAAGCCAAATGGCTATAACTAGGCTGTTTAAATATGGCTGATTGTCCTTTGTGcaactaataattttttatgattgagatgtgcaaccaaaaaaaataatatcagGGCTAGTGATGAGAGAGTACAATATGATTTCCAAATGAATTGGCCCTGAAGGAATTTAATCGGATATTGTTTTATCCTTGTTTAATCACTGAATGAGTAATTTGACTAAAATTTCTATCAATTGAAGTACTTTTTGATAAGGCACTGCAACTTCAGGCGAATATTTAAAGCTGTCTAGTTCTATTTCAGGGGACAAAATGGCTGTTGTATAATGTTGCATGGCATTCTCTAtaattgttttgttatactaaTGGTGTCATGCAGTTAATGGCCCAAATAGATTccatttgaattaaagtgtATGAAATTAATTATGAGACATGAATTTCAATGAATAATAAAACTTATTGTGTTCGTGTAAGACATCATCTTATTGTTAAAATTTATTGTCTTACTTGCCATGTCTAGTAATTTGAACCAATTACTTGACATGCCTAGCTAGTAATTGATCCAAAATCAATAAGAGAGCTGCATGTAGATATATAAGGTCTCATTTGCTAATTCACATACTAAATCAGtctatacatatacatacacacacacacacatatatatatatatggaacaCTTCCATTTCCATTGATCTTGAATCCAAGGATAGAACCAGAATTTTGGTTTAATAGAAAATGGTGGATAAAATATAACAACTATACCTCAAATTTTGCAACAAATAACTACCATTCTAATGTTTTTAATAAGAGACAAAATATAAATTTCCCTTTCAAGgcaaaatgtttttttttttttggtctcgGTTCGAATGAAGATCCAAGTCTTACACAAGGGAACAGGAAAAGGAAGGATTTAGAATCAAACCAAAAATCTCACCGTCATGTAACAATATCTCTATCAATtaaatcacaaataaaaaaataaaggattTGAGTAATCGATGTCTAGTGGCGACTCCTTAAGTCGGGGTTCGGGCGTTACCTTTATTTGCAAGAGTACTgttaatttgaaaaattgtcaaaatgaGCGGGGAGGGGAAAGTATGGGGTACTATAAGTGTGAGCATGGTAAATAAAACATAAAGGATTTAGGATTGGGGTGTTACTTTTGTTCGCAATAGTATTAttaatgttaaaaaaaattatctaaatGTGGGAGAGGGATGGAAGAGGGGGGAATAAAACTGCAATAAATGTGAACATGCGGATTTACCTAATAATTTTGGCATAAATTAGGTACAACGGGCACCTAGTGCTCAAATTGATTATTTTCTTCTCCgaatatattacttttttggtTTCAATATGTGGCACTTGTTAGAGAACCACCAACGAACAATTCTATAAAAACCTTATTAATGATATACAAATCAAGGGCCAAAAGTTTCAATGACTATTAAACTGTACTCTACATCTATTTTTGAAcatcaaactatttttcgtTTCAATTCAATCACTCAACTAACTAATTAGTACTATTTTGATTGTTTACTTTTAGCcacttaattattttttattcaaaatggcgACTCAATTTACAAATGTATATATTTGTGGTTATTCCGTCCAAATTTGGTGTTAATCCTAACAGAATAAGTTGTATGTGCACTATATTGGCCAAAAACCATGGATAAATTCATCCAAATAGATGAAATAAAAATCTTAAATAGTCATTAAACTACACAAACAATataattttagtgatttttcatTCAAATTGGCCACTCAACTCACCAAAATAGTATATTAGCAAgcttttattcaaaatttgttaTTAGATCtactgttttcattttatttgcaGGGTTCTTGCAAATAATGCACAAGAACTTCAGCatataatttagtttttttttgtcaaaaattataaattagaATGCATGAAAGCAACTATTATAGATtccaaattttatgttttgctaataaaaaaatatgaaactttagatggaaaaaatctaaaaaaaattgaCCTTCTGAAATTGTCATTACTTTTTGGTACGTGAAATGCACATGGAACTCATTCCATCATAACAAAAACATTTTACAGAATGACAGCTAATATATCGATTTAAGTGTTCAGTGActataatgaaacaaaaaaatatttgaGTGGCTAAAAATGTACGGGTGGAATAGTTTAGTGGCCGTCAGAGTTTGTAGGTTCAGATTCAGAAGTTTAGTGGCTATATTTACCCATAGATTATGATACATGATTTGCACGTGGTTGGTTTATTTTGTAGATTAAGGGCAAAATCTGACAAAACGGCCACAAGCATACTGATTAATTAGTAGCATGGCTGAATTTTACGAAAATAGTTTGATGGGCAAAAGTAAATGTGGAGAATAGTTTAATGACTGTTGAGATCTTTTGCCCTACAAATCAATATGGAATCTAATCAAATTTTAATGAGATTTTATATctattttatcttttgtttcctttttgttctatttccttattttattaattgcaatCCT
It includes:
- the LOC140004714 gene encoding uncharacterized protein, which translates into the protein MYFHGAAHRHGAGAGIVFVTSDGEILLYSFTLNQHCSNNVAEYQTLILGLEIAVDMEQLKLQIYGDSQLVVNQLLGSYEVKKSELIPYHKYATQLMKRLGGATSSLAMPDHEIQVRVCQKWVVPSLIDDEDIEGGDAHVVSTYEIDKENWRQPLVDYLKYQKLPEEQRKRTDICRRAPRFILYKDTLYRRSVEGVLLRCLSENEAYWAMHEAHSGICKAH